In the genome of Bosea sp. ANAM02, the window GACGACACCACCGCCGCCTACTGGTATTTCTGGCTGGCGCGGCTGATCTCGCTCCTGGGCTATACCTTCCTCTTCGTCGCGCCGGCGCTCGCTCTCTATCTGCCGGCTGCCGCCGTGCAGGCCCTGAAGGTGCTCGTGATGCTGACGGCGCTGGTGATCGCGATCGTCATCATCCTGCAGAACCGCCTGCAGGTCAGGCGCAGGCTGTTCGCAGCGCGGGAGGCCGGGCGGCATGACCTTCTGGCGCAGGCGAGCCATGTCGCCGGGCAGTTCTGGCATGTCGTCGTGGTGACCTATCTCATCGGCGTCTTCCTCGTCTGGCTGGTCAATCCGCTGCAGGCGCTGCCCTTCGTGCTCGGCGCCACGGTGCAATCCGTCGTCATCGCGATACTCGGGGGCGTCGTCCTCGCCTTCGTCTCGCGGCTAGTGAATGTCAGCGTGCGCCTGCCGGAGGACGTGCGGCTGCGCCTGCCGCTGCTGGAGCCGCGGCTGCAGGCCTTCGCGCCGCGCGTGATGCAGATCGTGCGCCTGCTGGTCCTTGCGGCGGTGCTGCTGCTGATCGTGCAGGCCTGGCACGTGCTCGACATCTTCGCCTGGCTGGCGAGCGCTTCGGGCCAGCGGCTGGCGGGTGCGCTGGTCTCGGCGGCTCTCATCGTGCTGATCGGGCTCGGCGTCTATGTCGCGATGCTGTCCTGGGTGGAATACCGTCTCAATCCGGATTTCGGCACGGTGCCGACGGCGCGGGAGAAGACCCTGCTCGCGCTGTTCCGCAACGCCTTCACCGTGGCGCTCGCGGTCCTGGTGCTGATGCTGGCGCTGGCGCAGCTCGGGCTGAACATCGCTCCGCTGCTTGCCGGCGCCGGCGTGCTCGGCCTGGCCATCGGCTTCGGCGCGCAGAAACTGGTGCAGGACATCATCACCGGGGTCTTCATCCAGTTCGAGAACGTGATGAACGAGGGCGACGTGGTCCAGGTCGGCGGCAAGTCGGGCGTGGTCGAGCGCCTGACGATCCGCTCGGTCTCGATCCGCTCGCTCGACGGCACGGTGCATCTCATCCCGTTCTCCTCCGTCGACCATGTCTCGAACATGATGCGGGGCTTCTCCTTCCATGTCGCCGAGATCGGCGTGGCCTATCGCGAGAACATCCCCGAGGTGAAGGAAGCGATGGAGGAGGCTTTCGAGCGGCTCAAGGACACCGAGCACGGCGAGAAGATCATCGGGCCGCTCGACATGCAGGGCATCACCGCCTTCGGCGATTCCGCGATCACGGTGAGGGCGCGCATCAAGACGCTGCCGGGCGCGCAATGGGGCGCCGGCAGGGCCTATAACGAGTTCATCAAGGAGATTTTCGACCGGCGCGGCATCGAGATCCCGTTCCCGCATGTCACGCTCTATATGGGCGAGGACAAGCAGGGGAAGGCGCCTCCGCTCCATGTGCAAGGGCGTCTCGACAACCCCGCCCGGCCTACCGCTCCGGCTGCGAAGGGTCCGCCGGAGTGATCAATGAAATTCCGCGTGAAATCAGAACGCGCTAACGCCCGATGGCGGCCTGCATCAGTGCCTTGGCATCCGCGCTGGCCCAGTCGGCGGGGCCCTGGATGATGCCGAGCTCGCAGCCGGCCTTGTCGACGATCAGGCTGACCGGCATGCCCTCGACCTTGTGGGCGGCGCGCAGGACCTGGAAGGTCACGGCCTGCGGATCGCCGTAATAGGGTAGGGCGGTGATCCGGTTGTCGGCAAGCCAGGTCTTCGGCTTGTCGAGATTGCGCGTGTCGATATTGATTGCGACGACCGCGAAATCCGGCCCGCCCATGTTCTTCTGCAGCGCGTCGAGCGCGGGCATCTCCTTGAGACAGGGCGCGCACCAGGTCGCCCATAGATTGACCAGCAGGGTCTTGCCCTTGAGTGCGGCGAGCGTCGTCGGCTGGCCGTCCGGCCCGGTGAAGGCGAGCGCGGGGGCCGGCTGCGGGCGCGTGCGCAGTTCGACTGCCGCCACCTCGCCCTTGACCAGCGGCTTCATGCGCGCGGCTGCCGAGCTCGCAGCGCTGCATGATCCGTTGCCGGCATCGCCGCTGCCGGAGTAGAAGGCAGCTACGCCAGCGAGGCCGAGCGCCGCCACGACCCCGAGGGCCAGTCCGATCTTTTTTCCAGACGTCATTATGCGTCCTCAAAAGCAGGAAAGACCGTCGTGAGCAATCGCATGTGGGGTGGGCGTTTCGCCACAGGTCCCGACGCCATCATGGAGGAGATCAATGCCTCCATCGATTTCGACAAGAAGCTTTGGCGCCAGGATATCCGCGGCTCGCTGGCCCATGCGGCCATGCTGGCCGAGACCGGCATCCTGACCAGGGAGGATGTCGCGACGATCACCGCCGGCCTGAAAAAGGTCGAGGGCGAGATCGAGAGCGGCGCCTTCACGTTCTCGCGGGCGCTG includes:
- a CDS encoding mechanosensitive ion channel domain-containing protein, with amino-acid sequence MRLWVLVAAFLILAGNLVSAQESHPPPAAASAAPGQAGAASVDDLVRILEDDKLRADLLQRLKQRQPGQQAPAAAAPQAEAEPGFARSVAEYTKAIAEQSAGALSATIQTFRQLGSIVSGESQVDMLRLRDVGVALGFVALALFGSFLIARLLAERVQAGLARRVAGSSWPARSAGLVVAVMVDLAGVALAWGAGYLLVLNLVGTAGRITLEQTLLLNAFLAVEIVKVAMRAVLEPRHPALRLMPIDDTTAAYWYFWLARLISLLGYTFLFVAPALALYLPAAAVQALKVLVMLTALVIAIVIILQNRLQVRRRLFAAREAGRHDLLAQASHVAGQFWHVVVVTYLIGVFLVWLVNPLQALPFVLGATVQSVVIAILGGVVLAFVSRLVNVSVRLPEDVRLRLPLLEPRLQAFAPRVMQIVRLLVLAAVLLLIVQAWHVLDIFAWLASASGQRLAGALVSAALIVLIGLGVYVAMLSWVEYRLNPDFGTVPTAREKTLLALFRNAFTVALAVLVLMLALAQLGLNIAPLLAGAGVLGLAIGFGAQKLVQDIITGVFIQFENVMNEGDVVQVGGKSGVVERLTIRSVSIRSLDGTVHLIPFSSVDHVSNMMRGFSFHVAEIGVAYRENIPEVKEAMEEAFERLKDTEHGEKIIGPLDMQGITAFGDSAITVRARIKTLPGAQWGAGRAYNEFIKEIFDRRGIEIPFPHVTLYMGEDKQGKAPPLHVQGRLDNPARPTAPAAKGPPE
- a CDS encoding TlpA disulfide reductase family protein — protein: MTSGKKIGLALGVVAALGLAGVAAFYSGSGDAGNGSCSAASSAAARMKPLVKGEVAAVELRTRPQPAPALAFTGPDGQPTTLAALKGKTLLVNLWATWCAPCLKEMPALDALQKNMGGPDFAVVAINIDTRNLDKPKTWLADNRITALPYYGDPQAVTFQVLRAAHKVEGMPVSLIVDKAGCELGIIQGPADWASADAKALMQAAIGR